A part of Candidatus Hydrogenedentota bacterium genomic DNA contains:
- a CDS encoding ABC transporter permease subunit: protein MIRFAGSRLLEMIPVLWIIVTVVFFLVRLAPGGPFDADRVVSEDVLQNLNSYYHLDLPLYRQYLDYMARLVQGDLGPSFKNANWSVNELIALGFPVSLELGLYALVIALFLGLLAGIGAALKPNTLLDYIPMTFATLGICVPTFVLGPVLLLVFALYLHWAPVAGWDGPSHKILPSLTLGIVYAAYIARLTRGGMMEIMTQDFIRTARAKGLSEARVVLRHALRGGVRPVVSFLGPAAAGLLSGSFVVETIFHVPGLGRFFVQSAFNRDYTMIMGTVLFYAVLILLFNLFVDIVLAWIDPRIRGAS, encoded by the coding sequence ATGATCCGTTTCGCGGGAAGCCGTCTCCTTGAAATGATCCCCGTGCTTTGGATCATTGTTACCGTTGTCTTCTTTCTGGTCCGTCTTGCGCCGGGGGGGCCTTTCGACGCGGATCGCGTCGTTTCGGAAGATGTTTTGCAGAATCTGAACAGTTATTATCATTTGGATTTGCCTCTTTACCGGCAATATCTCGACTATATGGCTCGGCTGGTCCAAGGCGATCTCGGCCCGTCCTTCAAGAACGCGAACTGGTCCGTAAACGAACTAATCGCGCTGGGTTTTCCCGTGTCGCTTGAACTGGGCCTCTATGCGCTTGTAATCGCCTTGTTCCTTGGATTGCTGGCAGGCATTGGAGCCGCGCTCAAACCCAACACGCTGCTGGACTACATTCCCATGACGTTCGCAACACTGGGTATTTGCGTGCCGACTTTTGTGCTCGGCCCCGTGTTGCTGCTTGTCTTCGCGCTGTATCTGCATTGGGCGCCGGTGGCGGGCTGGGATGGTCCCTCGCACAAGATACTGCCGTCGCTTACGCTGGGGATCGTCTACGCGGCCTATATCGCACGGCTGACCCGGGGCGGGATGATGGAAATCATGACCCAGGATTTTATCCGCACCGCGCGCGCAAAGGGCCTTTCGGAGGCGCGGGTGGTGCTGCGCCATGCATTGCGCGGCGGCGTTCGGCCGGTCGTTTCGTTTCTCGGCCCGGCGGCGGCGGGACTCCTCAGCGGTTCCTTCGTGGTCGAGACCATTTTCCACGTGCCCGGCCTTGGTCGTTTCTTCGTGCAGTCGGCCTTCAACCGCGATTACACGATGATCATGGGCACGGTGCTTTTTTACGCGGTGCTAATCCTGCTCTTCAACCTTTTCGTGGACATTGTGCTGGCGTGGATTGACCCCAGGATTCGAGGCGCTTCATGA
- a CDS encoding ABC transporter permease subunit → MTDAAEPIERGTSLWRDAARRLMRNRLAFASAGILALLTATALATPWIAPYAYDAQDLQLGASAPSLRHWCGTDPLGRDLFTRILYGGRVSLGVGLAATAVSLILGVAYGAISGFFGGRIDRVMMRIVDILYTIPFTIFVIILVVFFGRNLVLLFLAIGAVEWLTMARIIRGHVLSLRNTEFVEAAITMGFSYPRVIFRHIAPNVLGPAIVYTTLTIPNVMLLEAFLSFLGLGVQAPMSSWGVLIKEGADAMEEFTWMLVFPGMALSVTLFCLNFFGDGLRDAFDPRAAKD, encoded by the coding sequence ATGACAGACGCGGCGGAACCCATCGAGCGTGGGACATCGCTATGGCGCGACGCCGCGCGACGACTCATGCGCAACCGACTTGCGTTCGCAAGCGCAGGGATACTGGCGCTGTTGACCGCAACCGCCCTTGCAACCCCATGGATTGCGCCTTATGCCTACGATGCCCAAGATCTCCAGTTGGGCGCCTCGGCGCCAAGTCTCCGTCACTGGTGCGGAACCGATCCGCTTGGCCGTGACCTGTTCACGCGCATTCTGTACGGGGGGCGCGTATCGCTCGGCGTCGGATTGGCGGCGACCGCTGTGTCGCTCATATTGGGCGTGGCGTATGGCGCTATATCCGGTTTCTTCGGCGGGCGCATCGATCGCGTCATGATGCGCATCGTGGACATCCTGTATACAATCCCGTTCACGATCTTCGTGATTATTCTCGTGGTGTTCTTTGGGCGAAACCTGGTACTGCTCTTCCTGGCGATAGGCGCCGTCGAATGGCTCACGATGGCGCGTATCATCCGGGGACATGTGCTGAGTTTGCGCAATACGGAATTCGTCGAGGCGGCGATTACGATGGGGTTCTCTTATCCACGCGTCATTTTCCGCCACATCGCGCCGAACGTGCTTGGACCCGCGATCGTCTACACAACCCTGACGATTCCCAATGTCATGCTGCTTGAAGCCTTTCTGAGTTTTTTGGGGCTGGGCGTGCAGGCGCCCATGAGTTCCTGGGGCGTCCTTATCAAAGAGGGGGCGGACGCCATGGAAGAGTTCACATGGATGCTCGTTTTCCCCGGCATGGCGCTTTCCGTGACCTTGTTCTGTCTGAATTTCTTCGGCGATGGACTCCGCGATGCCTTCGATCCCCGCGCCGCAAAAGATTGA
- a CDS encoding bifunctional methionine sulfoxide reductase B/A protein, with translation MEWRTLTPEEEAIIVHKGTERPFSGKYERFSGKGTYVCKRCGAPLYRSEDKFDSGCGWPSFDDEIPNAVRRQRDADGMRTEILCAACGGHLGHVFVGERLTDKNVRHCVNSISMDFVPATEPKPARETAVFASGCFWGTQYVFQREPGVISTRAGYTGGRTPHPTYTEVCSGRTGHAEAVEIVFDPEKTTYEKLARLFFETHDPTQVDRQGPDVGEQYRSAIFYTSNAQKTVAEHLIAELRAKGLDVATQLVPASTFWPAEEYHQHYYDKTGGKPYCHVHTKRF, from the coding sequence ATGGAATGGAGAACTTTGACCCCGGAAGAAGAGGCCATAATCGTTCATAAGGGAACGGAGCGTCCGTTCAGTGGAAAGTATGAGCGATTTTCAGGAAAGGGGACCTATGTGTGCAAGCGCTGCGGCGCTCCGCTGTACCGTTCGGAGGACAAATTCGATTCGGGTTGCGGCTGGCCGAGTTTCGATGATGAAATCCCGAATGCGGTGCGCCGCCAACGCGATGCCGACGGTATGCGCACGGAAATCCTGTGCGCGGCATGCGGCGGGCACCTTGGACATGTATTCGTGGGCGAGCGGCTGACGGACAAGAACGTCCGGCATTGCGTGAACTCGATTTCGATGGATTTTGTGCCCGCAACCGAACCAAAACCGGCGCGTGAGACGGCCGTCTTTGCTTCGGGCTGCTTCTGGGGCACGCAATACGTGTTCCAGCGCGAGCCGGGCGTAATTTCGACACGCGCCGGCTACACGGGCGGTCGCACCCCGCATCCAACCTACACGGAAGTGTGCAGTGGCCGGACCGGCCATGCCGAGGCCGTCGAGATCGTCTTCGATCCGGAAAAGACCACCTATGAAAAATTGGCGAGACTGTTTTTCGAGACGCACGATCCGACCCAAGTGGACCGGCAAGGACCGGATGTGGGGGAACAGTATCGATCGGCAATCTTTTACACCAGCAATGCGCAAAAAACCGTGGCCGAACATCTTATCGCCGAACTTCGGGCGAAAGGGCTCGATGTCGCCACGCAACTCGTTCCGGCTTCCACCTTCTGGCCTGCCGAGGAATACCATCAACATTACTATGACAAAACCGGCGGCAAGCCGTATTGCCACGTCCACACCAAACGCTTTTAA
- a CDS encoding glycosyltransferase family 39 protein has translation MTVLIAKFRQHSIATVLGAILFLALLLRLPGLDYCMAPDEAYTFTNNIVKGLDSVLFGPYLAGNHMLTSLLVWAMYNLFGDHDWAFQLPTLAIGLATVLAAYPVGTLLFRNRGAGLAASFFFAWAPFPVAYSVNARGYCPMFLFILFSAAFLYLNLQKPAPLRWLGLVLATFLMGLSHLSALVVFAAWGAVIGVYALYALIYRPMRLWRRIGSCVAAGAALMTGLALIHVAYSPVFLLFHGVMGRAFQGAWPTDISTFLAGAEQVWQPFWNYTEALTGLRGLFFGAACMLAIFGTALSVRRGAHGALICLAGIVAPAAALIVFQLRIEPRYTLFLLPFCVLSMAAGTALCAEVAGAGIVAAGRWVAGKWRNRTNGHEFAATDEAGLSGEGWRLVASVAVFVLLAGFLARGTLPLYARNFPYYSPIMTCVLADTKSAAQYVGERVTRNDIFSYPRFLMHPVEHYAERYVYPSISATPWPPRNLTVWIVPSQVGKTPREDGHTLPFTRKAAFYGCAVWACEVTLPDLRQVALPPFAFKPGVQILESLEPWAMSTRDFMDPMELELAENVSDPAERALFVTPTRRTWHWELFSPPEPCHANRMAFIRGEIRALDTTRRGVGLCLRFFDADRKLICEWPIRVPAKKDFPAPSSWRIFQLGVLSPPEACFVSAGLEITTPVHPFVPVCFRRVELWLEADGG, from the coding sequence ATGACCGTCCTCATCGCCAAATTTCGGCAACATTCCATCGCCACGGTGCTGGGCGCCATTCTTTTCCTTGCGTTGTTGCTTCGCCTGCCGGGACTTGACTATTGCATGGCGCCCGACGAGGCGTACACCTTCACGAACAATATCGTAAAGGGCCTCGATTCCGTATTGTTCGGCCCCTACCTTGCCGGCAACCACATGCTGACCTCGTTGTTGGTCTGGGCCATGTACAATCTGTTCGGGGATCATGACTGGGCCTTTCAATTGCCGACCTTGGCGATAGGCTTGGCGACTGTTCTTGCAGCCTATCCGGTTGGCACGTTGCTTTTCCGAAACCGGGGCGCCGGCCTTGCCGCCTCGTTTTTCTTCGCGTGGGCGCCCTTTCCGGTTGCCTATTCCGTCAATGCGCGCGGTTATTGCCCCATGTTTTTGTTTATTCTGTTTTCCGCCGCGTTCCTCTATCTAAATTTGCAGAAACCGGCGCCCTTGCGGTGGCTGGGACTTGTTCTCGCGACATTCCTGATGGGCTTGAGTCATTTGTCGGCTCTGGTGGTGTTTGCGGCATGGGGCGCCGTGATTGGCGTGTATGCCCTTTACGCGTTGATTTACCGCCCCATGAGATTGTGGCGGCGGATAGGATCCTGCGTGGCGGCCGGCGCCGCGTTGATGACGGGGCTGGCGCTGATTCACGTTGCCTATTCCCCCGTGTTTCTTTTGTTTCACGGTGTGATGGGCCGCGCGTTTCAGGGCGCATGGCCCACCGACATTTCGACGTTTCTCGCGGGCGCGGAACAGGTTTGGCAGCCTTTCTGGAACTATACCGAAGCGCTTACAGGGCTTCGGGGCCTTTTTTTCGGGGCGGCCTGCATGTTGGCGATTTTCGGAACGGCTCTGTCGGTTCGGCGCGGCGCGCATGGCGCCCTGATTTGTCTGGCCGGGATCGTTGCCCCCGCCGCGGCGCTGATCGTCTTCCAACTCCGGATCGAACCACGCTACACCCTGTTCCTGCTGCCGTTCTGCGTCCTTTCGATGGCGGCCGGAACCGCCCTGTGCGCCGAGGTGGCCGGGGCGGGAATTGTCGCAGCCGGCAGATGGGTTGCGGGGAAATGGCGGAATCGCACGAACGGCCACGAGTTTGCCGCCACGGATGAAGCCGGACTATCAGGGGAGGGATGGCGTCTTGTCGCTTCCGTTGCCGTGTTCGTCCTCCTTGCCGGTTTTTTGGCAAGAGGCACATTGCCGCTCTATGCGCGAAATTTTCCGTATTATAGCCCCATAATGACCTGTGTGCTTGCCGACACCAAGTCAGCGGCGCAATATGTCGGCGAACGGGTAACGCGAAACGATATTTTTTCCTATCCCCGATTTCTGATGCACCCGGTGGAGCATTACGCGGAGCGTTATGTGTATCCTTCCATCTCCGCCACTCCCTGGCCGCCACGCAATCTCACAGTCTGGATCGTTCCTTCCCAAGTTGGGAAGACTCCCCGGGAAGACGGGCATACCCTGCCTTTCACGCGAAAGGCCGCTTTTTACGGATGCGCCGTCTGGGCGTGCGAAGTGACATTGCCCGACTTGCGTCAAGTCGCCTTGCCACCCTTTGCTTTCAAACCGGGCGTTCAAATCCTGGAATCCCTAGAGCCATGGGCCATGTCCACCCGGGACTTCATGGATCCGATGGAATTGGAACTGGCCGAAAATGTCTCCGATCCGGCGGAACGCGCCTTGTTCGTAACCCCCACGCGCCGCACGTGGCACTGGGAACTCTTTTCGCCGCCGGAGCCTTGCCATGCCAATCGCATGGCATTCATTCGCGGAGAGATACGCGCGTTGGACACAACCCGTCGGGGCGTGGGGCTTTGCCTACGTTTCTTCGATGCCGACCGGAAACTCATTTGCGAATGGCCCATACGAGTCCCTGCAAAGAAGGATTTCCCCGCGCCTTCGTCGTGGCGAATTTTTCAACTGGGCGTTTTATCACCCCCGGAAGCCTGTTTCGTTTCCGCAGGGCTTGAAATCACGACGCCGGTGCACCCTTTTGTCCCGGTGTGTTTTCGCCGTGTCGAATTATGGTTGGAAGCCGATGGCGGCTGA
- a CDS encoding carbamoyltransferase C-terminal domain-containing protein: MIVLGIWDGHDSGAALLENGRVRIAVNEERLTRRKLEIRFPALAIRCCLDFGGWRPEDVDLVAYSTGDLSKTLARWAPFTKETYYQIRRRKLAPSHLHRTEKRWKYWLTTLPGNRVSEMLSDAAMRRRLVELGITSRRIVLVDHHQAHAATAAYLSGFDSASVVTLDGVGDGLSATVSVYSGGRLERLEETPASDSLGVFFEHVTNLLNMRELEDEGKVMALATYAYPIPDEQNPLISLFEVNGLRLRARYGPLRLYDELKRILWYYPSEQFARMAQRSLEIHVMALARNAVRKTGFGNLALAGGVASNIKVNMLLRECPDIADVFVFPHMGDGGLAVGAALQAAKEAGENVDAPLEDVFWGPETSDPTEPPAGIARMAQCEGQEAVVRLAAELIARGEILLWYDGRMEYGPRALGHRSILARADAPDVRDRLNLQLKKRVWYQPFCPSILDREAQRLLENTKGRPNRFMTMGYRARTECRSSLQAVLGVDGSCRPQFVREDGSSFARLLALIQEHTGTGCVLNTSMNLHGEPLAASLDHVFRLMRECGFRYLACPGTGSFYTLDA, encoded by the coding sequence ATGATAGTGTTGGGTATATGGGATGGCCACGATTCGGGCGCTGCGCTGTTGGAAAACGGCCGGGTACGAATCGCGGTAAACGAGGAACGGCTTACCCGCAGAAAACTGGAGATACGTTTTCCCGCTCTGGCAATACGCTGTTGTCTCGATTTCGGCGGATGGCGGCCCGAAGATGTGGATCTCGTGGCGTATTCGACGGGCGACTTGTCGAAAACGCTGGCGCGATGGGCGCCTTTCACAAAGGAAACCTACTACCAGATCCGCCGGCGAAAACTGGCGCCGTCCCATTTGCATCGGACGGAGAAGCGATGGAAGTACTGGCTGACGACCCTTCCCGGAAACCGCGTGTCGGAAATGCTGAGCGACGCGGCCATGCGGCGAAGGCTTGTCGAATTGGGAATAACCAGCCGCCGGATAGTATTGGTGGATCATCATCAGGCCCATGCGGCCACGGCGGCCTATCTTAGCGGTTTTGACTCTGCGTCCGTCGTTACGTTGGATGGAGTGGGCGACGGACTTTCCGCCACGGTTTCCGTCTATTCCGGTGGCCGTTTGGAACGCCTCGAGGAAACGCCGGCATCCGACTCACTGGGGGTATTTTTTGAGCATGTGACCAATTTATTGAATATGCGTGAACTCGAGGATGAGGGCAAGGTAATGGCCCTTGCCACCTACGCGTATCCCATTCCGGACGAGCAGAACCCCCTGATAAGCCTTTTCGAGGTAAACGGACTGCGTCTGCGGGCACGATACGGTCCTTTGCGTCTTTACGACGAATTGAAGCGAATTCTCTGGTACTATCCCTCGGAACAATTCGCGCGCATGGCGCAACGATCCCTCGAAATCCATGTAATGGCGCTGGCGCGGAACGCTGTGCGCAAAACCGGCTTCGGGAACTTGGCCCTAGCCGGCGGGGTGGCCTCGAATATCAAGGTGAACATGCTGCTCAGGGAGTGTCCCGATATCGCGGATGTCTTCGTGTTTCCCCATATGGGAGATGGCGGATTGGCCGTGGGGGCGGCCCTGCAGGCGGCCAAGGAGGCCGGCGAAAACGTGGATGCGCCGCTCGAGGACGTTTTCTGGGGTCCCGAAACGAGCGACCCTACGGAACCCCCGGCGGGTATCGCGCGAATGGCGCAATGCGAGGGCCAAGAAGCCGTGGTCCGGCTGGCGGCGGAACTTATTGCCCGGGGAGAAATCCTGCTTTGGTACGATGGCCGGATGGAATACGGGCCGCGCGCGCTGGGTCATCGCAGTATATTGGCCCGCGCCGATGCCCCGGATGTCCGTGACCGCCTTAATCTGCAACTCAAAAAACGGGTTTGGTACCAGCCTTTTTGTCCTTCGATTCTCGACAGGGAGGCGCAACGTCTCCTGGAAAATACCAAGGGGCGTCCGAACCGTTTCATGACCATGGGATACCGGGCGAGGACCGAATGCCGTTCCTCCCTCCAAGCGGTGCTGGGCGTGGATGGATCGTGCCGTCCCCAGTTTGTTCGGGAAGACGGATCGTCCTTTGCACGGTTGCTTGCCTTGATTCAAGAACACACCGGGACGGGATGCGTGCTCAACACGAGCATGAATCTGCACGGGGAGCCGCTGGCCGCCTCCTTGGATCATGTCTTCCGGCTCATGCGCGAATGCGGATTTCGCTATCTCGCCTGTCCCGGCACAGGTTCCTTCTACACACTCGACGCCTGA
- a CDS encoding radical SAM protein: MIAAGERLNNIRAILVNPPGEQPQTREGRCTQSGGIWRTTWPPLTLAYLGALLRQAGATVRIIDCAVCCTSLQELLVEVKAFRPDIAIWPVGNVTPELDLGVATALRTVIPSTRTAIIGTFPAALPEDCFNRQPDLDAIFLGEPEDCIVEAAHALVHSVPRPDMPGVWFRKNPRPTSTLVRTDLSALPFPDWGLVGALQYRLPLSGRPFLMAAPSRGCPFDCSFCTSAAYHGKRVRKRDPVHFVDELDRNTRDYGVRDFFFWSDTFTVDRNQVLGICEELLRRRLKIRWTCNSRGDTLDADLARMMRRAGCWMVSFGVESGDQGILDRSGKRISIEKIRSAIEMTGRSGIQTSGHFVLGLPGETARTARATITMAHALPLDWIQFYGAAPWPGSRLFADAVSQGLLTVDDVWKGISQTHVRHSLCELSPEELNGLLAEANGMMYRRARTWWAALRQARPSGLLRLLR, translated from the coding sequence GTGATCGCCGCAGGAGAACGATTGAACAACATCCGCGCGATCTTGGTCAATCCGCCGGGCGAACAGCCGCAAACGCGCGAGGGGCGTTGCACGCAAAGCGGAGGCATCTGGCGCACCACATGGCCGCCGCTGACGCTGGCTTATTTGGGGGCGCTGCTTCGGCAGGCAGGCGCAACCGTTCGGATAATTGATTGCGCCGTCTGCTGCACAAGTCTTCAGGAATTGCTCGTCGAGGTCAAGGCATTTCGGCCCGATATCGCGATATGGCCGGTCGGCAATGTAACACCCGAATTGGATCTGGGCGTTGCAACAGCCTTGCGAACGGTGATTCCAAGCACGCGAACAGCGATCATCGGAACCTTTCCGGCGGCGCTGCCGGAAGACTGTTTCAACAGGCAGCCTGACTTGGACGCCATCTTCCTGGGAGAACCGGAAGATTGCATTGTAGAGGCGGCGCACGCTCTGGTCCATTCAGTTCCCCGCCCGGACATGCCGGGCGTCTGGTTCCGAAAAAACCCTCGTCCTACATCAACCTTGGTGCGGACGGACCTCAGTGCATTGCCTTTTCCGGATTGGGGTCTCGTGGGGGCTCTTCAATACCGGTTGCCCCTGTCGGGACGGCCTTTTTTAATGGCGGCGCCCAGCCGCGGCTGCCCTTTTGACTGCTCGTTTTGCACGTCGGCGGCCTATCATGGCAAACGAGTCCGAAAACGGGATCCGGTTCATTTCGTGGACGAACTCGATCGAAACACCCGCGATTACGGTGTACGTGATTTCTTTTTCTGGTCAGACACCTTTACCGTTGACCGCAACCAAGTTTTGGGTATTTGCGAGGAACTGCTTCGCCGCCGACTGAAAATTCGGTGGACGTGCAACAGCCGAGGGGACACCTTGGACGCGGATCTTGCCCGAATGATGCGCCGGGCGGGATGCTGGATGGTCAGCTTCGGAGTCGAATCCGGCGATCAAGGCATCCTGGATCGTTCCGGAAAAAGAATAAGCATCGAAAAAATCCGCAGCGCGATAGAAATGACGGGACGTTCGGGCATACAGACTTCGGGCCATTTCGTGCTGGGTTTGCCCGGCGAAACGGCCCGGACGGCACGTGCAACGATAACGATGGCCCATGCGCTTCCGCTCGATTGGATACAATTCTATGGGGCGGCGCCATGGCCAGGATCGCGGCTGTTCGCGGATGCCGTTTCACAAGGCTTGTTGACGGTTGACGATGTCTGGAAAGGAATCAGCCAAACCCATGTCCGGCACAGTCTTTGCGAATTGAGTCCGGAGGAACTGAACGGGTTGCTTGCCGAAGCAAATGGCATGATGTACCGAAGGGCAAGGACGTGGTGGGCGGCTTTGCGCCAGGCGCGTCCGTCCGGCCTATTGAGACTGTTGCGATGA
- a CDS encoding glycosyltransferase family 2 protein has translation MSKEEARKPRISVVIAAQNEAENIGDVIVACQRHADEVVVVDGHSTDDTKGVASRLGCVVLSDHNRGKGDAIRVGIEAASGDILVFMDADGSHDANDIPRLIEPIVKGEADHVAGSRLLGGSSELHGGFDEFFRLAGSSFITAFINWRFGVRLSESQNGFRAIRADVARKLDLRENIASIEQEMIIKTLRRGYRMAEVPAHEYRRKFGSSHIKLWKVSFRFVYTLIKYCYL, from the coding sequence ATGAGCAAAGAAGAAGCACGCAAGCCGCGAATATCGGTCGTTATCGCCGCTCAGAACGAAGCGGAAAACATCGGCGATGTCATCGTGGCGTGCCAGCGCCACGCGGACGAGGTGGTGGTGGTTGACGGGCATTCGACGGACGATACGAAAGGCGTCGCATCCCGTCTGGGCTGCGTGGTGCTGTCGGATCACAACCGGGGAAAAGGCGACGCCATCCGCGTGGGCATCGAGGCGGCCAGCGGGGACATACTGGTCTTCATGGACGCGGACGGTTCGCACGATGCAAACGATATCCCCCGGTTGATTGAACCTATCGTGAAAGGCGAGGCGGACCACGTGGCGGGAAGCCGCCTTTTGGGCGGTTCGAGCGAATTGCACGGCGGTTTTGATGAATTTTTCCGTCTGGCAGGAAGTTCCTTTATTACGGCCTTCATCAATTGGCGTTTTGGGGTTCGCCTGAGCGAAAGCCAAAACGGATTTCGCGCCATCCGCGCCGATGTGGCGCGCAAACTGGATTTGCGCGAAAATATCGCCTCCATTGAGCAGGAAATGATTATCAAGACGTTACGGCGCGGTTATCGGATGGCCGAAGTTCCCGCGCACGAATACCGCCGAAAATTTGGATCTTCCCATATCAAACTTTGGAAGGTCTCATTCCGATTTGTCTACACACTCATAAAGTATTGTTATTTATGA
- the mltG gene encoding endolytic transglycosylase MltG translates to MSDSARETRKRRLAWGCAFKLVALAIGLILVAGVSMVLAGLLAYQHATRPGVPGEPIKLTIPDGVTGREAGRMLAEKGLIEHELFFRIALRADRVRKPVKHGWYTLPRGLSALDLLHILQKGSNRPPDPSEVPPELRVTIPEGLSIEQASKLFGNPAAFVEAASDPKLIARIGIKATTLEGFLLPNTYYFDRKPTEREVVERMIAEFEKQYASLIAQSPPPEGFDKLAIVTIASLIEEEARVPEERPSVAAVIYNRLQKNMPLQFDSTLQFALKKYGQRLLYEDLETDSPYNTYKHTGLPPGPISSPGTAALKAALRPARADFLYFVSNADGQTHTFSATEAEHLKAVARFRKEIAPQRKKQDTGENPQ, encoded by the coding sequence ATGAGCGATTCCGCACGCGAGACCCGCAAGAGGCGTCTTGCATGGGGTTGTGCATTCAAATTGGTTGCACTCGCCATCGGTTTGATTCTGGTGGCCGGGGTCTCCATGGTGCTGGCCGGATTACTGGCCTATCAACATGCCACACGACCGGGTGTGCCGGGAGAACCGATCAAACTGACCATACCGGACGGTGTAACGGGCCGTGAAGCCGGGCGCATGCTGGCCGAAAAGGGTCTTATCGAGCACGAGTTGTTTTTTCGGATTGCTCTCCGCGCGGATCGTGTGCGCAAACCCGTCAAGCACGGGTGGTACACTCTCCCGCGCGGACTCTCGGCGCTCGATTTGCTGCACATTTTGCAAAAAGGTTCCAACCGGCCCCCGGATCCCTCGGAAGTTCCGCCCGAGTTGCGCGTCACCATACCCGAGGGGCTTAGCATTGAACAGGCATCAAAATTGTTCGGCAATCCGGCGGCTTTCGTGGAAGCGGCCTCCGATCCAAAACTTATTGCTCGAATCGGCATCAAAGCCACCACACTCGAAGGCTTTCTCCTGCCCAATACCTATTATTTCGACAGGAAGCCCACGGAACGCGAAGTCGTCGAACGGATGATTGCGGAATTTGAAAAACAATATGCTTCATTGATAGCACAGTCTCCACCACCTGAAGGATTCGACAAGCTGGCCATTGTAACGATTGCGTCCCTGATCGAGGAGGAAGCGCGCGTCCCGGAAGAACGGCCCAGCGTTGCGGCGGTCATCTACAACCGACTTCAAAAAAACATGCCGCTTCAGTTCGACTCGACGCTCCAGTTTGCACTAAAAAAATACGGCCAGCGCCTCCTGTACGAGGATCTGGAAACCGATTCGCCGTACAACACCTACAAGCACACCGGCCTCCCGCCCGGTCCGATTTCGAGTCCCGGCACGGCCGCCCTGAAGGCGGCTTTGCGCCCGGCCCGGGCGGATTTTCTCTATTTCGTCTCGAACGCCGACGGACAGACGCATACCTTCAGCGCAACCGAAGCCGAACATCTCAAGGCCGTCGCCCGTTTTCGCAAGGAGATCGCGCCGCAGAGAAAAAAACAGGACACCGGCGAAAACCCGCAGTAA
- the ruvX gene encoding Holliday junction resolvase RuvX: MVGRILGLDVGDVRIGVAVSDPLGIIAQPHSVVKCSGLKNDIAAVAGLVMETEAVRVVVGLPLNQEGKTGPQAEKVLTFIEQLRAAVDVEIVTQDERFSTAAAQRMLIQANVSRKGRKQVIDKIAAHHILQTYLDRQRNKRTGE; this comes from the coding sequence ATGGTTGGCCGAATACTGGGCTTGGATGTCGGCGACGTTCGAATCGGCGTTGCGGTCAGCGATCCGCTGGGAATCATCGCGCAACCGCATTCGGTCGTCAAGTGCTCCGGACTCAAGAATGATATCGCGGCGGTTGCCGGACTGGTCATGGAAACCGAAGCCGTCCGCGTGGTCGTGGGCCTGCCCCTGAACCAGGAAGGCAAGACGGGCCCCCAAGCCGAGAAGGTGCTCACGTTCATCGAGCAACTACGCGCGGCGGTCGACGTCGAAATCGTAACACAGGACGAGCGGTTCTCGACGGCGGCGGCGCAACGGATGCTGATTCAGGCGAATGTCAGCCGGAAAGGCCGAAAACAGGTGATTGACAAGATTGCCGCGCACCATATCCTGCAGACCTATCTGGACCGGCAACGCAACAAGAGAACCGGCGAATGA